A genomic segment from Yimella sp. cx-51 encodes:
- a CDS encoding allantoate amidohydrolase, with amino-acid sequence MHSYFDRLWAQIEPIGRDASSGGYRRFALTREDHTLREWFAAECAALGLDLVEDRMGNQWAWWGDPDSEPGVVTGSHLDSVPDGGAFDGPLGVVSSLAAVAALQEKGFQPRRPIGVVNFGDEEGARFGVACAGSRVITGALTGERALGLKDADGVTMAEALQKAGRPADIGGDDETLRRVGAFIELHVEQGRALADLDPSTSAVAVGTDIWPHGRWRADFSGRADHAGTTALADRDDAMLKAAMFAVAAREEAAARDGESRCVATVGKLKVTPGGVNAIPSHVTAWLDARSSDEQLVLATIEALEQRFPDVLTQESWTPTTHFDASLTARVRSVLGDQTPMLGTGAGHDAGILANAGVPTTMLFVRNPTGSSHTPEEFAEADDCHRGVDALVAVLEDLAGDS; translated from the coding sequence GTGCATTCCTACTTCGACCGGCTGTGGGCACAGATCGAGCCGATCGGCCGGGACGCTTCGTCCGGTGGCTACCGGCGGTTTGCGCTCACCCGGGAAGATCACACGCTGCGCGAATGGTTCGCGGCTGAATGCGCCGCGCTTGGACTCGACCTCGTCGAAGACCGCATGGGCAACCAATGGGCCTGGTGGGGTGATCCCGACAGTGAGCCCGGTGTCGTCACGGGTTCTCACCTCGACTCGGTGCCTGATGGCGGAGCATTCGACGGCCCGCTCGGCGTCGTCTCATCGCTTGCGGCAGTAGCGGCTTTGCAGGAGAAGGGTTTTCAGCCCCGCCGACCGATCGGTGTCGTCAACTTCGGCGACGAGGAAGGTGCGCGGTTCGGCGTCGCATGTGCGGGCTCGCGGGTGATCACCGGAGCGCTCACTGGTGAGCGTGCCCTCGGCCTGAAGGATGCCGACGGTGTGACGATGGCGGAAGCGCTGCAGAAGGCCGGACGTCCGGCTGACATCGGCGGCGACGATGAAACGCTGCGCCGCGTCGGGGCCTTCATCGAGTTACACGTCGAGCAGGGACGGGCTCTCGCCGACCTCGACCCGTCCACCTCGGCTGTGGCCGTGGGCACCGACATCTGGCCACACGGACGCTGGCGTGCCGACTTCTCCGGACGCGCCGACCACGCCGGCACCACCGCCCTGGCTGATCGGGACGACGCCATGCTCAAGGCGGCGATGTTCGCTGTGGCGGCACGCGAGGAGGCCGCTGCGCGTGACGGCGAATCGCGTTGTGTCGCAACGGTCGGGAAGCTGAAGGTGACACCCGGTGGCGTCAACGCGATCCCGTCGCACGTCACCGCCTGGCTGGACGCCCGCAGCAGCGACGAGCAACTCGTACTCGCGACGATCGAGGCGCTCGAACAACGTTTCCCTGACGTCCTCACCCAGGAGTCGTGGACGCCCACCACCCACTTCGATGCGTCCCTGACGGCCCGGGTGCGAAGTGTGCTCGGCGATCAGACCCCCATGCTCGGCACCGGAGCTGGCCACGACGCCGGCATCCTCGCCAACGCAGGGGTGCCGACGACGATGCTCTTCGTGCGCAATCCCACGGGCAGCTCGCATACTCCGGAGGAGTTCGCGGAGGCGGACGACTGCCACCGCGGCGTGGACGCGCTGGTCGCGGTGCTGGAAGACCTGGCGGGTGACTCATGA
- a CDS encoding aminoacyl-tRNA deacylase, which yields MAEDEPTTAAIDAVRAAGIEHTVTRHGEVSSLAEAAAARGIEPRDLIKTLVVRVTDDEYVFVLVPGDRKFSWPKVRALLGSNRLSMPDADTAKTVTGYERGTITPFGSTTALPVYADEHLRGRTISLGGGGHGVGLTVRGDDLITHFDATVADLSE from the coding sequence ATGGCTGAGGACGAACCCACGACTGCCGCGATCGACGCCGTGCGTGCTGCAGGCATCGAACACACCGTCACCCGGCACGGTGAGGTGTCGAGCTTGGCGGAGGCGGCTGCGGCGCGGGGCATCGAGCCACGCGATCTGATCAAGACGCTCGTCGTGCGAGTGACCGATGACGAGTACGTCTTCGTGCTGGTGCCGGGCGACCGGAAGTTCTCGTGGCCGAAGGTGCGTGCGCTGCTGGGCAGCAACCGGCTGTCGATGCCCGATGCCGACACGGCAAAGACGGTCACCGGGTACGAGCGCGGCACCATCACTCCGTTCGGCTCGACGACGGCATTGCCCGTCTACGCCGACGAGCACCTGCGCGGTCGCACGATCAGTCTCGGCGGCGGCGGTCATGGCGTCGGACTGACCGTGCGGGGCGATGACCTCATCACTCATTTCGACGCGACGGTCGCCGACCTCTCCGAATAG
- a CDS encoding urocanate hydratase yields the protein MNASTESGPRPVRAPRGTELNATCWQTEAPLRMLMNNLDPEVAERPDDLVVYGGTGKAARNWESFDAIVETLKTLQPNETLLVQSGKPVGVVTTNEWAPRVLIANSHLVPDWATWPEFRRLEAEGLMMYGQMTAGSWIYIATQGILQGTYETFAAVARKRFGGTLAGTITLTGGCGGMGGAQPLAVTLNGGVCLIADVDRTRMERRVAKRYLAEIADDLDDAITRANAAREEKRAVSIGIVGNAAEVFPELLKRHQAGDISIDVVTDQTSAHDPLSYLPIEVGVDEWQREAEGDPVGFTKKARESMAAQVQAMVEFQDAGAEVFDYGNSIRDEARSAGYDRAFAFPGFVPAYIRPLFCEGLGPFRWVALSGDPEDIKVTDKALKELFPENEHLHRWLDAAGEFVEFEGLPARICWLGYGERHKAGLLFNQLVKEGKVSAPIVIGRDHLDSGSVASPYRETEGMLDGSDAIADWPLLNALTATSSGATWVSLHHGGGVGIGRSIHAGQVGVADGTELAAAKLNALLTNDPAMGVFRHADAGYQRAVDVASERGAKVPMTPVVRDAGGAQAAQQAATQKAASSKAPKAGA from the coding sequence ATGAACGCATCCACCGAGAGCGGACCGCGTCCGGTTCGTGCTCCTCGTGGCACTGAGCTCAACGCCACGTGCTGGCAGACCGAGGCGCCGCTGCGCATGCTCATGAACAACCTCGATCCCGAAGTGGCCGAGCGCCCCGACGACCTCGTCGTCTACGGCGGCACCGGCAAGGCCGCGCGCAACTGGGAGTCCTTCGATGCCATCGTTGAGACACTGAAGACGTTGCAGCCCAACGAGACTCTGCTCGTGCAGTCGGGCAAGCCGGTCGGCGTCGTCACCACCAACGAGTGGGCGCCGCGCGTGCTCATCGCCAACTCCCACCTCGTGCCCGACTGGGCCACCTGGCCCGAATTCCGCCGGCTCGAAGCCGAAGGTCTGATGATGTACGGCCAGATGACGGCCGGCTCGTGGATCTACATCGCCACCCAGGGCATCCTGCAGGGCACGTACGAGACCTTCGCTGCGGTCGCCCGCAAGCGCTTCGGTGGCACCCTCGCCGGCACGATCACCCTCACCGGTGGCTGCGGCGGCATGGGCGGCGCGCAGCCGCTGGCCGTCACCCTCAACGGCGGTGTCTGCCTGATCGCCGACGTCGACCGCACCCGCATGGAGCGTCGCGTCGCCAAGCGCTATCTCGCCGAGATCGCCGACGACCTGGACGACGCGATCACCCGCGCCAACGCCGCCCGCGAGGAGAAGCGCGCCGTCTCCATCGGCATCGTCGGCAACGCCGCCGAGGTCTTCCCCGAACTGCTGAAGCGACACCAGGCCGGCGACATCAGCATCGACGTCGTCACCGACCAGACCTCCGCCCACGATCCGCTCTCCTACCTCCCGATCGAGGTCGGTGTGGACGAGTGGCAGCGCGAAGCCGAGGGTGATCCTGTCGGTTTCACGAAAAAGGCGCGCGAGTCGATGGCGGCCCAGGTGCAGGCGATGGTGGAATTCCAGGACGCCGGCGCCGAGGTCTTCGACTACGGCAACTCCATCCGCGACGAAGCCCGCTCGGCCGGCTACGACCGCGCGTTCGCCTTCCCCGGATTCGTCCCGGCCTACATCCGTCCGCTCTTCTGTGAAGGGCTCGGCCCCTTCCGTTGGGTGGCCCTCTCGGGTGACCCCGAAGACATCAAGGTCACCGACAAGGCGCTCAAGGAGCTCTTCCCCGAGAATGAGCACCTGCACCGATGGCTCGACGCCGCAGGTGAATTCGTGGAGTTCGAGGGTCTTCCGGCGCGCATCTGCTGGCTCGGTTACGGCGAGCGTCACAAGGCCGGACTGCTCTTCAACCAGCTGGTCAAGGAGGGCAAGGTGTCGGCTCCCATCGTCATCGGCCGCGACCACCTCGACTCCGGCTCGGTCGCCTCGCCCTATCGCGAGACCGAGGGCATGCTCGACGGCTCCGACGCCATTGCCGACTGGCCGCTGCTCAACGCGCTGACCGCCACCAGCTCCGGCGCCACCTGGGTGTCGCTGCACCACGGCGGCGGCGTCGGCATCGGACGCTCGATCCACGCCGGTCAGGTGGGCGTCGCCGACGGCACCGAGCTGGCAGCCGCCAAGCTCAATGCCCTGCTGACCAACGACCCCGCCATGGGTGTCTTCCGGCACGCGGACGCCGGTTACCAGCGCGCGGTTGACGTGGCGTCCGAGCGTGGGGCGAAGGTGCCGATGACGCCGGTCGTGCGTGACGCGGGTGGCGCCCAAGCCGCGCAGCAGGCCGCCACCCAGAAGGCGGCGTCCAGCAAGGCACCCAAGGCCGGCGCCTGA
- the hutH gene encoding histidine ammonia-lyase, with the protein MSQEQTTFGWFSEEQQTPTPQTVDVGIGAVSIDDVVAVARRGAQIRIIDEARAEVEKSRRIIEELAHDTVPHYGISTGFGALATKHIPVAKRQQLQHSLVASHAAGSGPLVEREVVRALMLLRISTLATGRTGIRPQTLDTYVAMLNAGITPCVREYGSLGCSGDLAPLSHCALALMGEGEVLDKHGEQMDAARALDAAGIEPVVLEEKEGLALINGTDGMLGMLCLAIDDLRMLLTTADLAAAMSVEGLLGTDDVFAADLQALRPHPGQAAAAENMRKMLSDSEIRRSHRDPSACTRVQDAYSLRCAPQVHGAARDTLAHAITVAERELAAAVDNPVVTLDGRVESNGNFHGAPVAYVLDFLAVVIADVASMSERRTDRFLDVARNHGLPPFLADDPGVDSGLMIAQYTSAGIVSELKRLAAPASVDSIPSSAMQEDHVSMGWAGGRKLRRSVDGLARVLGIELITAARGIQLRAPLQPGGGAQALIDHLQLPAPGSDRYLSPEIERIASLVTHGMAVQAAETALGQLN; encoded by the coding sequence ATGAGCCAAGAGCAGACGACCTTCGGATGGTTCTCCGAGGAGCAGCAAACGCCCACCCCGCAGACGGTGGACGTGGGCATCGGCGCGGTCAGCATCGACGACGTGGTGGCAGTCGCCCGCCGCGGCGCGCAGATCCGCATCATCGACGAGGCTCGCGCGGAGGTGGAGAAGTCGCGCCGCATTATCGAAGAGTTGGCGCACGACACGGTGCCGCACTACGGCATCTCCACAGGTTTCGGCGCGCTGGCCACCAAGCACATCCCGGTCGCCAAGCGGCAGCAGTTGCAGCACTCGCTGGTTGCCTCCCACGCCGCTGGGTCTGGCCCGTTGGTCGAGCGAGAGGTGGTGCGGGCGCTGATGCTCCTGCGCATCTCGACGCTTGCCACCGGCCGCACCGGTATCCGTCCGCAGACGCTCGACACCTACGTCGCGATGCTGAACGCCGGCATCACCCCGTGCGTGCGCGAGTACGGCTCGCTGGGCTGCTCGGGTGATCTCGCACCGCTGTCGCACTGCGCGCTCGCGCTCATGGGCGAAGGCGAGGTGCTCGACAAGCACGGCGAACAGATGGACGCCGCGCGCGCTCTCGACGCCGCGGGTATCGAGCCCGTCGTGCTGGAGGAGAAGGAGGGCTTGGCGCTCATCAACGGCACCGACGGCATGCTCGGCATGCTCTGCCTGGCGATCGACGACCTGCGCATGCTGCTCACCACGGCCGATCTCGCCGCCGCGATGAGCGTCGAAGGTTTGCTCGGTACCGATGATGTCTTCGCGGCAGACCTGCAGGCGCTGCGTCCGCACCCCGGTCAGGCCGCCGCAGCAGAAAACATGCGAAAGATGTTGTCGGACAGCGAGATCCGCCGGTCGCACCGCGACCCGAGCGCGTGCACTCGCGTGCAGGACGCCTACTCGTTGCGTTGTGCCCCACAGGTGCACGGCGCCGCCCGCGACACTCTCGCGCATGCCATCACGGTCGCAGAACGCGAACTCGCCGCGGCGGTCGACAACCCGGTGGTCACGCTCGACGGCCGCGTCGAATCGAATGGCAACTTCCACGGCGCCCCGGTCGCCTATGTGCTCGACTTCCTCGCCGTCGTCATCGCCGACGTTGCCAGCATGAGTGAGCGCCGCACCGACCGTTTCCTGGACGTCGCCCGCAACCACGGCTTGCCGCCCTTCCTCGCCGACGACCCGGGCGTCGACTCCGGCCTGATGATCGCGCAGTACACCTCGGCCGGCATCGTCTCCGAACTCAAGCGTCTGGCCGCCCCGGCGAGCGTCGACTCGATTCCGAGCAGTGCCATGCAGGAAGACCACGTGTCGATGGGTTGGGCGGGCGGACGCAAGCTGCGGCGTAGCGTCGACGGTCTTGCCCGCGTACTCGGTATCGAACTCATCACCGCTGCCCGGGGCATCCAACTGCGCGCCCCGCTGCAACCCGGCGGCGGAGCCCAAGCCCTCATCGACCACCTGCAACTACCTGCCCCCGGGTCCGACCGCTACCTGTCGCCGGAGATCGAGCGCATCGCATCGCTCGTCACCCACGGCATGGCGGTGCAGGCCGCCGAGACCGCGCTCGGTCAACTGAACTGA
- a CDS encoding IclR family transcriptional regulator: MPDAGEALGLLQLLARRGTPQPSAALARELGLPRSSTYRLLGVLRDAGFVTHSRDDQRWGLGVAAYELGSAYTRQQPLQRVALPTIRRLVDETQQNVHLAVLHGRDVLYVIEERAPGRPALVTDVGVRLPATLTASGLAMLARLPYAQVRALFPSRSDFVQRHGVGPTSLTALRSELSQVRARGYAFEDGSVTTGLASVAACVFDHTGQPAAGLATTFASDLKTAERERLVEQVLAAAESLSQRLGFRASIA; encoded by the coding sequence ATGCCGGACGCCGGTGAAGCGCTCGGGCTGCTCCAGCTACTAGCGCGCCGCGGCACCCCTCAACCAAGCGCGGCGCTCGCCCGCGAGTTGGGGCTGCCCCGTTCGTCCACCTATCGACTGCTCGGAGTGCTGCGCGACGCCGGCTTCGTCACTCACTCCCGGGACGACCAGCGCTGGGGCCTCGGGGTCGCCGCGTACGAACTCGGCTCGGCGTACACCCGGCAGCAACCGCTCCAACGCGTCGCCCTTCCAACGATCCGCCGCCTGGTCGACGAAACCCAGCAGAACGTCCATCTCGCCGTACTGCACGGGCGCGACGTGCTCTACGTGATCGAGGAACGCGCCCCTGGGCGTCCGGCTCTGGTGACGGACGTCGGCGTCCGCCTACCCGCCACGCTCACCGCGTCCGGCCTGGCGATGCTGGCCCGACTGCCGTACGCGCAGGTGCGGGCGTTGTTTCCCTCGCGCAGTGACTTCGTCCAGCGACACGGCGTCGGCCCCACCTCGCTCACCGCCTTGCGCTCCGAACTCTCGCAGGTGCGCGCACGTGGGTACGCCTTCGAAGACGGCTCAGTCACAACAGGATTGGCATCCGTAGCCGCCTGCGTCTTCGACCACACCGGACAACCGGCCGCCGGCCTGGCAACCACCTTCGCCAGTGACCTCAAGACGGCCGAGCGCGAGCGCCTCGTCGAGCAGGTGTTGGCGGCTGCTGAGTCGCTCAGCCAGCGCCTGGGTTTTCGAGCGTCCATAGCTTGA
- a CDS encoding IS30 family transposase has protein sequence MFRPPGTRYNDRYLCTADRQDLQDLHRRGMSIRKIAEEMGRSPSTISRELRRNLHPDTGVYLAHTADTLAHQRQRRPRNTRLEENTVLCQRVQTDLNKGWSPEQISGRLKVDYPDDESMQVSHETIYKAILIHPGGEMKRLLTAHLRTGRTLRRHRGRRDRRGRIPGLVSIAERPTEADDRLVPGHHEGDLIRGTVVSRSGIGTIVERTTGYLTLVHLPDGCRAEPVAEAVAQAMIDYPPFFAKTITWDRGTEMHSHAKITEATGINVYFADPHSPWQRPSNENTNGLLRQYFPKGTDLSVHTADELAQVQELLNTRPRKRLGFKTPAEAYAELLQTHSVATNP, from the coding sequence ATGTTCAGGCCACCCGGGACCCGGTACAACGACCGTTATCTGTGCACCGCGGACCGTCAGGACCTCCAGGACCTCCATCGTCGCGGGATGAGCATCCGCAAGATCGCTGAGGAGATGGGACGCTCACCCTCGACGATCAGCCGGGAGTTACGCCGCAACCTGCATCCCGACACCGGCGTCTACCTCGCCCACACCGCCGACACGCTCGCGCACCAGCGGCAACGCCGGCCCAGAAACACCAGACTCGAAGAAAACACTGTTCTGTGTCAGCGAGTCCAAACAGACCTGAACAAGGGCTGGTCACCGGAACAGATCAGCGGCCGACTCAAAGTCGACTACCCCGATGATGAGTCCATGCAGGTCAGTCACGAGACCATCTACAAGGCCATCCTGATCCACCCCGGCGGGGAGATGAAACGCCTGCTCACCGCCCATCTACGGACCGGCCGAACCCTGCGCCGGCACCGCGGGCGCCGCGACCGTCGGGGGCGCATCCCGGGCCTAGTCTCCATCGCCGAACGCCCCACCGAAGCCGATGACCGGCTAGTCCCCGGCCACCACGAAGGTGACCTCATCCGCGGCACAGTTGTCTCCCGCTCCGGGATCGGCACCATCGTGGAGCGCACCACCGGCTACCTCACTCTGGTCCACCTGCCCGACGGGTGCCGCGCCGAACCCGTCGCTGAGGCCGTCGCCCAAGCCATGATCGACTACCCCCCGTTCTTCGCCAAGACCATCACCTGGGACCGCGGGACAGAGATGCACAGCCACGCCAAGATCACCGAAGCCACCGGCATCAACGTCTACTTCGCCGATCCCCATAGTCCCTGGCAGCGCCCCAGCAACGAGAACACCAACGGGCTCCTACGCCAGTACTTTCCCAAGGGCACCGATCTCTCCGTCCACACCGCCGACGAACTCGCCCAGGTCCAAGAGCTCCTCAACACCAGACCCCGCAAACGACTAGGTTTCAAAACACCAGCAGAGGCCTACGCCGAGCTGCTGCAAACCCACAGTGTTGCGACCAACCCTTGA
- a CDS encoding GNAT family N-acetyltransferase: protein MPTVRLEAVTDEVLAELARVAVTDAAADEVTPPLTEGSGWSPERIEWFESYHRPRRAGVDGPDREATWAVLVDGEPAGSVRLKRTDEDGVVECGIWLARSARGRGVSVEAMRLVIDEARNAGMRAVCADTSAQNHAAQAAMMRLGFVLSDGAEGRVEGRLTLEQHALFVE from the coding sequence ATGCCAACTGTCCGGCTCGAGGCCGTCACCGACGAAGTGCTCGCTGAACTGGCGCGGGTCGCCGTCACCGATGCTGCCGCGGACGAGGTGACGCCGCCGCTGACGGAAGGCTCCGGGTGGAGCCCCGAGCGGATCGAATGGTTCGAGAGCTACCACCGGCCGCGTCGTGCCGGCGTCGATGGACCCGATCGCGAGGCGACCTGGGCCGTGCTGGTCGACGGTGAGCCAGCGGGCAGCGTCCGGTTGAAGCGCACGGATGAGGACGGCGTCGTCGAATGCGGAATCTGGCTGGCACGGTCGGCGCGTGGTCGCGGGGTGTCGGTGGAGGCGATGCGGCTTGTCATCGACGAGGCGCGCAACGCGGGCATGCGTGCGGTGTGCGCCGACACTTCGGCGCAGAACCACGCCGCGCAGGCAGCCATGATGCGACTGGGATTCGTCCTGAGCGACGGCGCCGAGGGACGGGTGGAAGGACGGCTCACCCTGGAACAGCACGCCCTCTTCGTCGAGTGA
- a CDS encoding acyl-CoA dehydrogenase family protein, which translates to MSTPPTPLELFDLDGQVSDIDLDIRNTVRSALDRSVRPRIRQWYEDAALPAKELAKELGDLGLLGMHLEGYGCAGTSATAYGLACTELEAIDSGVRSLVSVQGSLAMFAIYRWGSEEQKQQWLPAMAAGDAIGCFGLTEPDFGSNPGGMRTFAKRDGDDWVLNGSKMWITNGSVADVAVVWAQTGESSRDIRGFVVPTDTPGFSAPEIKGKMSLRASVTSELVLDGVRLPADAVFPEVRGLRGPLSCLDEARFGIVFGSVGAARDSLETAIAYSRDRQIFDKPLAGYQLTQAKLADMALELGKAMLLALHLGRLKDEGKLRPEQISLGKLNNVRAALEIARESRTILGANGISSEYPVMRHANNLESVLTYEGTSEVHQLILGKVLTGADAFR; encoded by the coding sequence ATGAGCACTCCGCCCACCCCGTTGGAACTGTTCGACCTCGATGGGCAGGTCAGCGACATCGACCTCGACATCCGTAACACCGTGCGGTCGGCGCTGGATCGCTCCGTGCGTCCGCGCATTCGGCAGTGGTACGAGGACGCCGCCCTCCCCGCCAAGGAACTGGCCAAGGAACTGGGTGACCTCGGGCTGCTCGGCATGCACCTGGAGGGTTACGGCTGCGCCGGCACCAGCGCCACCGCGTACGGCCTGGCCTGCACCGAACTCGAAGCCATCGACTCCGGCGTCCGCTCGCTGGTGTCGGTGCAGGGTTCGCTGGCGATGTTCGCGATCTACCGCTGGGGTAGTGAGGAGCAGAAGCAGCAGTGGCTGCCGGCGATGGCTGCCGGTGATGCGATCGGCTGCTTCGGCCTCACCGAGCCCGACTTCGGTTCCAACCCTGGCGGCATGCGCACCTTCGCCAAGCGCGATGGTGACGACTGGGTGCTGAACGGATCCAAGATGTGGATCACCAACGGCTCCGTGGCAGACGTCGCCGTGGTGTGGGCACAGACCGGTGAGTCGAGCCGTGACATCCGCGGCTTTGTCGTGCCGACCGATACGCCCGGATTCTCCGCGCCGGAGATCAAGGGCAAGATGTCGCTGCGCGCGTCGGTGACTTCTGAACTGGTGCTCGATGGTGTGCGCCTGCCGGCCGACGCCGTCTTCCCTGAGGTGCGCGGTCTGCGCGGCCCGCTGTCGTGCCTGGACGAGGCCCGCTTCGGGATCGTCTTCGGCTCGGTCGGGGCAGCGCGCGACAGCCTGGAGACCGCTATCGCCTACTCCCGCGACCGGCAGATCTTCGACAAGCCGCTCGCCGGCTACCAGCTGACCCAGGCCAAGCTCGCCGACATGGCGCTCGAACTCGGTAAGGCGATGCTGCTCGCGCTGCACCTGGGCCGCCTGAAGGACGAGGGCAAGCTGCGTCCGGAGCAGATCAGCCTCGGCAAGCTCAACAACGTCCGCGCGGCTCTGGAGATCGCCCGCGAATCGCGAACCATCCTGGGCGCCAACGGAATCAGCAGCGAATACCCCGTGATGCGGCACGCGAACAACCTCGAATCGGTGCTCACCTACGAGGGCACGTCCGAGGTGCACCAGCTCATCCTCGGCAAGGTGCTCACCGGGGCGGACGCCTTCCGCTGA